In Micromonospora purpureochromogenes, a single window of DNA contains:
- a CDS encoding glycoside hydrolase family 6 protein, translating into MRPALLAGTLAAALLTGLGGCAGDEEYAPLRHPFRGAALLVDTDTQVAHWREEHNAPWLDPIADRPQARWLTGPGSLADLGPLLAAARQRKALPVVVIYHIPNLDCAGPTGGGAADADAYAGFVGRTVAALGERAAAVILEPDAVAAECFDDARADMLADATRVLTDAGHHVYLDAGHPRWRGPEETAERLRRAGITRAEGFSVNVSNRQSTADSQRWGLALSKLVGDREMVIDTSRNGLPAAPDDQWCNSTPQGLGRPPTTDPGLERVAALLWIKSPGESDGPCDRGEPAAGVFSPAQARDLIVAAPWLPPAARQAAVEARAPLS; encoded by the coding sequence ATGCGACCGGCTCTCCTGGCTGGCACCCTGGCCGCCGCGCTGCTGACCGGCCTCGGTGGCTGCGCGGGCGATGAGGAGTACGCGCCACTGCGGCATCCGTTCCGCGGCGCGGCCCTCCTGGTGGACACGGACACTCAGGTGGCGCACTGGCGGGAGGAGCACAACGCGCCCTGGCTGGACCCGATCGCCGACAGGCCGCAAGCGCGCTGGCTGACCGGCCCGGGCAGCCTGGCCGACCTCGGCCCGTTGCTCGCTGCGGCACGTCAGCGGAAGGCCCTGCCGGTGGTGGTGATCTACCACATCCCGAACCTCGACTGCGCCGGCCCAACGGGCGGCGGGGCCGCCGACGCGGACGCGTACGCCGGCTTCGTCGGGCGGACCGTGGCGGCGCTCGGCGAGCGCGCGGCGGCGGTGATCCTGGAACCGGACGCGGTGGCCGCCGAGTGCTTCGACGACGCTCGCGCCGACATGCTGGCCGACGCCACCCGGGTGCTGACCGACGCCGGACACCACGTCTACCTCGACGCCGGCCATCCCCGCTGGCGCGGCCCCGAGGAGACCGCCGAGCGACTGCGCCGAGCCGGGATCACACGGGCCGAGGGGTTCTCGGTCAACGTGTCCAACCGGCAGTCCACGGCCGACAGCCAGCGGTGGGGGCTGGCGCTGTCGAAGCTGGTCGGCGACCGAGAGATGGTCATCGACACCTCACGCAACGGGCTGCCCGCCGCCCCGGACGACCAGTGGTGCAACTCGACACCGCAGGGCCTGGGCCGGCCGCCCACCACCGATCCCGGCCTGGAGCGGGTGGCCGCCCTGTTGTGGATCAAGAGCCCGGGCGAGTCGGACGGACCGTGTGACCGCGGCGAGCCGGCCGCCGGGGTGTTCTCCCCCGCCCAGGCCCGCGATCTGATCGTGGCGGCGCCGTGGCTGCCGCCCGCCGCCCGGCAGGCGGCAGTCGAGGCCAGGGCGCCGCTCAGCTGA
- a CDS encoding glycosyltransferase, with translation MHDSGGDRSQTLAALDRFIPEMQARGYRFTTVSQGLGWSSAGTAGLDTADKVRGALLVWGVRLADATVYVLWLLLIVVGLLTLARTLLLFGYAVGHARRRRASTWSWGGQVSDPVTIVVPAYNERTTIAAAVHSLATGTHPGIEVLVVDDESEDGTAEEVERLGSPNVRVARVPGGGKAAALNAGVALARNDLLVMVDADTVVEPDAVHRLVQPFADPRVGAVAGNVKVGNRRRLLGRWQHIEYVIGFSLDRRLYDTLHCMPTVPGALGAFRREAVRGAGGLSRATLAEDTDLTMGIHRAGWRVVYEETAVARTEAPSTLPELWRQRYRWSYGTMQALWRHRRALVDRGPSGRFGRRGLPFIALFSVLLPLLAPAVDIFAVYGLFFLDRIETVIAWLAVMVVQIVTAILAFRLDREPLRPLWALPLQQFLYRQVMYLVLVHSVITALSGGRLKWQKLRRTGEVAAGAGRQPVS, from the coding sequence ATGCACGACAGCGGTGGCGACCGGTCGCAGACACTCGCCGCGCTGGACCGTTTCATCCCGGAGATGCAGGCCCGCGGCTACCGGTTCACCACCGTCTCCCAGGGGCTCGGCTGGTCGAGCGCGGGCACCGCCGGCCTGGACACCGCCGACAAGGTACGCGGGGCGCTGCTCGTCTGGGGCGTCCGGCTCGCCGACGCCACGGTGTACGTGCTGTGGCTGCTGCTCATCGTCGTCGGGCTGCTCACCCTGGCTCGCACCCTGCTCCTCTTCGGTTACGCGGTCGGCCACGCCCGCCGCCGCCGAGCCTCGACCTGGTCCTGGGGTGGGCAGGTGAGCGATCCGGTCACGATCGTCGTCCCCGCCTACAACGAGCGCACCACCATCGCCGCCGCCGTGCACTCGCTGGCGACCGGGACGCACCCGGGCATCGAGGTGCTGGTCGTGGACGACGAGTCCGAGGACGGCACCGCCGAGGAGGTGGAGCGCCTCGGGTCACCCAACGTGCGGGTGGCCCGGGTTCCGGGTGGCGGCAAGGCCGCCGCCCTCAACGCCGGGGTGGCGCTCGCCCGCAACGACCTGCTGGTCATGGTCGACGCCGACACCGTCGTCGAGCCTGACGCCGTGCACCGCCTGGTGCAGCCCTTCGCCGACCCGCGGGTCGGCGCCGTGGCCGGCAACGTCAAGGTGGGCAACCGGCGGCGGCTGCTCGGCCGCTGGCAGCACATCGAGTACGTCATCGGCTTCAGCCTGGACCGAAGGCTCTACGACACCCTGCACTGCATGCCCACCGTCCCGGGTGCCCTCGGCGCGTTCCGTCGTGAGGCGGTCCGGGGCGCCGGCGGGCTCAGCCGCGCCACCCTCGCCGAGGACACCGACCTGACCATGGGCATCCACCGCGCCGGCTGGCGGGTGGTCTACGAGGAGACCGCGGTTGCTCGTACTGAGGCACCGAGCACCCTGCCGGAGCTGTGGCGGCAGCGTTACCGGTGGAGCTACGGCACCATGCAGGCGTTGTGGCGACACCGTCGCGCCCTGGTCGACCGGGGGCCGTCGGGCCGGTTCGGCCGGCGGGGACTGCCGTTCATCGCCCTGTTCTCGGTACTGCTGCCGCTGCTCGCCCCAGCCGTCGACATCTTCGCTGTCTACGGGCTGTTCTTCCTCGACCGGATCGAAACGGTCATCGCCTGGCTGGCCGTCATGGTGGTGCAGATCGTCACCGCGATCCTGGCGTTCCGTCTCGACCGCGAACCGTTGCGTCCGCTCTGGGCGCTGCCGTTGCAGCAGTTCCTCTACCGGCAGGTCATGTACCTGGTGCTGGTGCACTCGGTGATCACCGCGCTCAGCGGCGGACGCCTGAAGTGGCAGAAACTCCGCCGTACCGGTGAGGTCGCCGCCGGCGCGGGACGGCAGCCGGTCAGCTGA
- a CDS encoding polysaccharide deacetylase family protein, producing the protein MATFILLNVLVIGAYANARFTPDHRSTGTAGTGAVPAVVRDGGTVVDPRGGHLDARRMPARTIALTFDDGPDPVWTPKVLDVLSRHHAPATFFVVGSQVSRHPQLAERMTREGHELGIHTFTHPEMADLPSWRRKLEYSQTQAAIGYATGVTTSLARLPYSSGVDSLDDGSWRVVRESGRWGYVSVFNDTDSRDWARPGPARTRSSVTRPRRVTGVRSS; encoded by the coding sequence GTGGCCACGTTCATCCTGCTGAACGTGCTCGTCATCGGCGCGTACGCGAATGCCCGCTTCACCCCCGACCATCGCAGCACGGGTACGGCCGGCACCGGCGCGGTGCCGGCGGTGGTGCGCGACGGCGGGACCGTGGTCGACCCGCGCGGCGGGCACCTGGACGCCCGGCGGATGCCGGCGCGGACCATTGCCCTGACCTTCGACGACGGCCCGGATCCGGTGTGGACGCCGAAGGTGCTCGACGTCCTGAGCCGTCACCACGCGCCGGCCACCTTCTTCGTGGTCGGCTCGCAGGTCAGCCGGCACCCGCAATTGGCGGAGCGGATGACCCGTGAGGGCCACGAGTTGGGCATCCACACCTTCACCCACCCAGAAATGGCGGATCTGCCGTCCTGGCGGCGGAAGCTGGAGTACTCGCAGACCCAGGCCGCCATCGGGTACGCGACGGGCGTCACCACCTCGCTGGCCCGCCTGCCGTACTCCAGCGGGGTGGACTCCCTGGACGACGGGAGCTGGCGGGTGGTGCGCGAGTCCGGCCGGTGGGGGTACGTGTCGGTGTTCAACGACACCGACAGCCGGGACTGGGCCCGGCCCGGCCCGGCCCGGACGCGATCATCCGTAACGCGACCCCGGAGGGTGACCGGGGTGCGGTCGTCCTGA
- a CDS encoding choice-of-anchor D domain-containing protein, protein MSGAGQNDNSGRTPTFNAAPFVRRSPTGGPSSIAVQTNGLAVAEDHSALYAAKARADARRQVSDNHGAFVRTLRGAIAGAIALLITSTASAGAAQAAESVVPSAPHTAFTMNFDGWGYIDGSFSYEPSRNTLEIYQQNANGYALVMRGFAAEHWHYLDVTPPKGTRFLAGQTYQTTTNFSPQDSITVLNISGDGQNCDWSSTPGTIAVKEAEYDDAGRFTAFAATFSVPCGWRGSAKGEIRFQSSIGYKATDTWGYRLQMGAQPAGMRGRTQAITVEANGTEPTTFGAASLSGADPGAFEISANTCSGNTLTYGQTCQLSITPKASAIGEQSAVLTLVEDSVAGKVTRLLSLTGYDPRDATAAPAYFSFGDVPAYETSVPQTVTLTGASDLPITFGQATLEGDNRASFRITGDGCSQKTLNKGQSCSMTAVARPSSPMQVGALLTLPDNSFAGKTQLSMGVNGYRDDRGTYYPVAPFRIMDTRSGKGAPKRMVGPGEVVSLQVTGSGGVTTEASTVVLNVTVTGPTMNGFVTVYPSGLSRPTASSLNFTKGWTGANSVTVKVGADGKVKFYNHTGSTHIIVDVDGYYSKGHECCSGYMGGQYHPLSKPVRITDTRTWGTGRVPREHYINSAASWGSTINPRVRAFAVSITATQPSSSGFLTAWEGSPDNLPNTSTLNYTTGATVPNFAVVPTTPCVNCGSATGWPSIGVYTHAPTHIVVDIVGFYDDGSLPDGLRFQSIAPTRIVDTRTGQGWPSRLGPGATATVPTPKTIANVDTWGLATNVTAVQPTSTTVMTVWPSGVTRPNTSSLNPRAGSLVSNAVQTMISQDDKFNVYNASGYTNFVVDVVGTFNLYPPTPPAGWNSNLTSAVPQPGLQADSRGSATPEVSTVHLVKRI, encoded by the coding sequence GTGTCGGGTGCCGGCCAGAACGACAATTCCGGGCGAACGCCAACGTTCAACGCAGCACCTTTTGTGCGGCGCTCGCCAACGGGCGGGCCGTCGTCGATCGCGGTGCAGACGAACGGTTTGGCGGTTGCCGAAGATCACTCGGCTCTCTACGCTGCCAAAGCCCGGGCGGATGCCCGGCGTCAAGTCTCTGACAATCATGGGGCATTCGTGCGCACCCTTCGCGGCGCCATCGCCGGCGCCATCGCACTTCTCATCACCTCCACAGCATCGGCCGGGGCGGCACAGGCGGCGGAAAGCGTCGTTCCTTCCGCCCCGCACACGGCCTTCACCATGAACTTCGACGGCTGGGGCTACATCGACGGAAGCTTCTCCTACGAGCCGTCCCGAAACACACTCGAGATCTACCAGCAGAACGCCAACGGCTACGCGCTCGTCATGCGCGGCTTCGCGGCAGAGCACTGGCACTACCTGGATGTGACCCCACCCAAGGGCACCCGGTTCCTCGCCGGACAGACGTACCAGACGACGACGAACTTCTCGCCGCAGGACTCGATCACCGTCCTCAATATCAGTGGCGACGGGCAGAACTGTGACTGGAGCAGCACGCCGGGGACCATCGCCGTCAAGGAGGCGGAATACGACGACGCGGGCAGGTTCACCGCCTTCGCCGCCACTTTCTCCGTCCCCTGCGGCTGGCGCGGCAGTGCCAAGGGCGAGATCCGCTTCCAGTCGAGCATCGGCTACAAGGCCACCGACACCTGGGGCTACCGGCTTCAGATGGGAGCGCAGCCGGCCGGCATGCGCGGTAGGACGCAGGCCATCACCGTCGAGGCGAACGGCACCGAGCCCACCACCTTCGGCGCGGCATCCCTCTCGGGGGCGGACCCTGGAGCCTTCGAGATATCGGCCAACACCTGCTCCGGCAACACCCTGACCTACGGGCAGACCTGCCAGTTGAGCATCACGCCGAAGGCGTCGGCCATCGGCGAGCAGAGTGCCGTTCTCACCTTGGTCGAGGACTCGGTCGCCGGCAAGGTCACCCGCCTGCTCTCGCTCACCGGCTACGACCCCCGCGACGCCACCGCAGCTCCGGCGTACTTCAGCTTCGGCGACGTGCCGGCGTACGAGACGTCTGTGCCGCAGACCGTGACACTCACCGGCGCCAGCGACCTCCCGATCACCTTCGGGCAGGCGACGCTCGAGGGCGACAACCGCGCCTCTTTCCGGATCACCGGCGACGGCTGCTCTCAGAAGACCCTGAACAAGGGGCAGAGCTGCTCGATGACGGCGGTCGCACGCCCGTCGTCACCGATGCAGGTGGGGGCGCTGCTGACCCTTCCGGACAACAGCTTCGCCGGCAAGACGCAGCTCTCGATGGGCGTCAACGGTTACCGCGACGACCGCGGCACCTACTACCCGGTGGCGCCCTTCCGCATCATGGACACCCGCTCCGGCAAGGGCGCTCCGAAACGCATGGTCGGGCCCGGCGAGGTGGTCAGCCTGCAGGTCACCGGATCCGGCGGCGTCACCACCGAGGCCTCAACGGTGGTGCTGAACGTGACCGTCACCGGTCCAACGATGAACGGCTTCGTCACCGTCTACCCCTCCGGCCTCTCGCGCCCGACCGCCTCCTCCCTGAACTTCACGAAGGGATGGACCGGCGCGAACTCGGTCACGGTCAAGGTGGGTGCCGACGGCAAGGTGAAGTTCTACAACCACACCGGCTCGACGCACATCATCGTCGATGTCGACGGCTACTACTCCAAGGGTCACGAGTGCTGCTCGGGATACATGGGCGGCCAGTACCACCCGCTGTCCAAGCCGGTCCGCATCACCGACACCCGGACCTGGGGCACCGGTCGGGTGCCCCGCGAGCACTACATCAACTCCGCGGCCTCCTGGGGATCGACGATCAACCCGAGGGTCAGGGCGTTCGCGGTCAGCATCACGGCGACGCAGCCGAGTTCGTCGGGCTTTCTCACCGCCTGGGAGGGATCGCCCGACAACCTGCCGAACACATCCACGTTGAACTACACGACCGGGGCCACGGTTCCGAACTTCGCTGTCGTACCCACGACGCCGTGCGTCAACTGCGGCAGCGCGACGGGTTGGCCGTCAATCGGCGTCTACACCCACGCGCCGACGCACATCGTCGTCGACATCGTCGGCTTCTACGACGACGGGTCGCTGCCCGACGGGTTGCGCTTCCAGTCGATCGCGCCGACCCGGATCGTCGACACGCGTACCGGTCAGGGCTGGCCGTCGCGTCTCGGCCCGGGCGCCACAGCGACGGTCCCGACGCCGAAGACAATCGCGAACGTCGACACGTGGGGCCTGGCTACGAACGTCACCGCGGTGCAGCCCACCTCGACGACCGTCATGACGGTGTGGCCGTCGGGGGTGACCCGACCGAACACGTCCAGCCTCAACCCCAGGGCAGGCTCACTCGTATCCAACGCAGTGCAGACGATGATCAGCCAGGACGACAAATTCAACGTATACAACGCCTCGGGATACACCAACTTCGTGGTGGACGTCGTCGGCACCTTCAACCTGTATCCGCCGACCCCGCCCGCCGGGTGGAATAGCAATCTCACGTCCGCTGTGCCGCAACCCGGACTCCAGGCCGACAGCCGCGGAAGTGCGACACCGGAGGTGTCGACGGTCCACCTGGTGAAGCGAATCTAG
- the pgsB gene encoding poly-gamma-glutamate synthase PgsB, translating into MTAVQTPLWLLGICIAALLIYLVVERARHRRQLSQLPTRIVVNGIRGKSSVTRLIAGALRANTRRTVFAKTTGTAARLIYPNGREVPIRRGLGGVNVIEQIGVVRRAVHADADTLVIECMAVLPELQQVNQELLIESDIVVITNVREDHLEEMGPTLDDVARSLSRSMPHFGTVVTAERERLHILQEEADSRQSKLVAVDPDTVTDAEMRRFRWITFKENVALALAVAQLCGVDRATALKGMWKAAPDPGVLRVDACSHNGRRFAAVNLFAANDPASTLMNIRLLRERRLIGQRVAVVINCRPDRIERNGQMGSIIADIDPERVFLIGSPTRSASHLIDEKWRDRVVDLDGEHRTGVELRDAIVAAMGAGSTGLALLMIGNIHGRGEELLEALHQVTVAATAAAPFDELSHTLERIYKLDTASKRGADSKAPVDMDATVVLSRADLMATAVLNSAHIAVLHADRRRAARTAAKEL; encoded by the coding sequence ATGACGGCGGTGCAAACGCCGCTGTGGCTGCTCGGGATCTGTATCGCCGCCCTGCTCATCTACCTGGTGGTGGAGCGGGCACGCCACCGCCGGCAATTGTCGCAACTTCCCACCCGGATCGTCGTGAACGGCATCCGGGGTAAGTCTTCCGTGACTCGGCTGATCGCCGGCGCGTTGCGCGCCAATACCCGGCGGACCGTGTTCGCCAAGACCACCGGCACCGCGGCCCGACTGATCTATCCGAACGGTCGTGAGGTACCGATCCGCCGCGGCCTGGGCGGGGTCAACGTCATCGAGCAGATCGGGGTGGTCCGGCGGGCCGTGCACGCGGATGCCGACACGCTGGTCATCGAGTGCATGGCCGTGCTGCCCGAGCTGCAGCAGGTCAACCAGGAACTGCTCATCGAGAGCGACATCGTGGTGATCACGAACGTGCGGGAGGACCATCTGGAGGAGATGGGGCCGACGCTCGACGACGTCGCCCGATCGCTGAGCCGGTCGATGCCGCACTTCGGCACGGTGGTCACCGCGGAGCGGGAGCGGCTGCACATCCTGCAGGAAGAGGCCGACAGCCGCCAGTCCAAGCTGGTCGCCGTCGATCCCGACACCGTGACGGATGCGGAGATGCGCCGGTTCCGGTGGATCACCTTCAAGGAGAACGTGGCACTGGCCCTGGCGGTCGCGCAGCTGTGCGGCGTGGACCGCGCCACCGCGCTGAAGGGGATGTGGAAGGCGGCGCCGGACCCGGGTGTGCTGCGGGTGGACGCGTGTTCGCACAACGGGCGGCGGTTCGCGGCGGTGAACCTGTTCGCCGCGAACGACCCGGCCTCGACGCTGATGAACATTCGGCTGCTGCGGGAGCGCCGCCTCATCGGCCAGCGGGTCGCGGTCGTGATCAACTGCCGGCCGGACCGGATCGAGCGCAACGGTCAGATGGGCTCCATCATTGCCGACATCGACCCGGAGCGGGTCTTCCTCATCGGCTCGCCCACCCGAAGCGCGTCGCACCTGATCGACGAGAAGTGGCGGGACCGGGTGGTCGACCTCGACGGCGAGCACCGTACCGGGGTCGAGTTGCGCGACGCGATCGTGGCGGCGATGGGCGCGGGATCGACCGGCCTCGCCCTGCTCATGATCGGCAACATCCACGGCCGTGGTGAGGAACTGCTCGAGGCGCTGCACCAGGTCACGGTTGCGGCGACGGCGGCGGCGCCGTTCGACGAGCTGTCCCACACGTTGGAGCGCATCTACAAGCTGGACACCGCCTCGAAGCGGGGCGCGGACAGCAAGGCCCCGGTCGACATGGACGCGACGGTGGTGCTGTCGCGGGCAGACCTGATGGCCACCGCCGTGCTCAACAGTGCTCACATCGCCGTCCTGCACGCCGACCGCCGGCGCGCCGCCCGCACCGCAGCGAAGGAACTCTGA
- a CDS encoding poly-gamma-glutamate biosynthesis protein PgsC/CapC gives MPTFDLSSELSAVIIASGLLFGLVGYLVTNVAPAGLMVPGCLVLTALQDARSLLTVVAVTAVTVALMKLLQRITILYGKRLFAVAVLVSSFMSVTSFVLLHLRYPFLFGGDTLSFIIPGLMTYQLVRPRALQTLAATGVVSAGTGGVALLMISL, from the coding sequence ATGCCTACGTTCGACCTGTCCTCTGAACTCAGCGCCGTGATCATCGCCTCGGGGCTGCTGTTCGGGCTTGTCGGCTACCTGGTCACCAACGTCGCGCCGGCCGGGCTGATGGTGCCGGGCTGCCTGGTGCTGACCGCGCTGCAGGACGCCCGCAGCCTGCTCACCGTCGTGGCGGTCACCGCCGTCACGGTCGCCCTCATGAAGCTGCTGCAGCGGATCACCATCCTGTACGGCAAGCGACTGTTCGCCGTGGCGGTGCTGGTCTCGTCCTTCATGTCGGTCACCTCGTTCGTGCTGCTGCACCTGCGCTACCCGTTCCTGTTCGGCGGGGACACGCTGTCGTTCATCATCCCGGGGCTGATGACCTACCAGTTGGTGCGGCCGCGGGCACTGCAGACCCTCGCCGCCACCGGCGTGGTCAGCGCCGGCACCGGCGGTGTCGCCCTACTGATGATTTCGCTCTGA
- a CDS encoding NlpC/P60 family protein, translated as MRRPQIILAGVTAVILAVVGLVVVRLTHDEPTTSGANPSGTARATTVARNDVERLTQRYELVDLTRPDRTEVHRRADGAVVATLTVGARTVVLAGPQRRFTEPSSTSAVIDSTSWVRLAPRPWQPRRHLDEEVAGWLLDQLEDRDPPIDILAASTQYLTDAPDGYNEDRVRYIGDAGFGYVHSADERDGADFYDYLEIPWKFTDSGRVKPSKRWDRDLDCSGYIRLIYGYRFGIPLLNEPVTTTVDALPRTASSMAAYARSVLVAAGRNASEPPARLSAVQPGDLVFFALHDDPTLITHSGIYLGKDQNGGMRFVSSRGTIDGPTFGDVRGDGVIDSGYFGQRLRRVIRL; from the coding sequence ATGCGCCGCCCGCAGATCATCCTCGCCGGGGTCACCGCCGTGATCCTCGCCGTGGTCGGCCTTGTCGTCGTTCGGCTCACTCACGACGAGCCGACGACATCCGGCGCCAACCCCAGCGGAACGGCCCGGGCCACCACCGTGGCGCGCAACGACGTCGAGCGGTTGACGCAGCGTTACGAGTTGGTCGACCTGACCCGTCCGGACCGTACCGAGGTACACCGCCGCGCCGACGGGGCGGTCGTCGCCACCCTGACCGTCGGTGCCCGCACGGTCGTCCTCGCCGGTCCGCAGCGCCGGTTCACCGAGCCGTCGAGCACGTCCGCGGTGATCGACTCGACGTCCTGGGTGCGGCTGGCGCCCCGACCCTGGCAGCCCCGGAGACACCTCGACGAGGAGGTTGCCGGCTGGCTGCTCGACCAGCTCGAGGACCGTGACCCGCCGATCGACATCCTGGCCGCCTCGACCCAGTACCTGACCGACGCCCCGGACGGCTACAACGAGGACCGCGTGCGCTACATCGGCGATGCCGGGTTCGGCTACGTGCACAGCGCCGACGAGCGTGACGGCGCCGACTTCTACGACTACCTGGAAATCCCGTGGAAGTTCACCGACAGCGGCCGGGTCAAGCCATCCAAGCGGTGGGACCGTGACCTGGACTGCTCCGGCTACATCAGGCTGATCTACGGCTACCGGTTCGGGATCCCGCTGCTCAACGAACCCGTGACCACCACCGTCGACGCGCTGCCCCGCACCGCGTCGAGCATGGCCGCCTACGCCCGATCGGTGCTCGTCGCCGCCGGCCGCAACGCCAGCGAGCCGCCGGCCAGGCTGTCCGCCGTGCAGCCCGGCGACCTCGTGTTCTTCGCGCTGCACGACGATCCCACCCTCATCACCCACTCCGGCATCTACCTGGGCAAGGACCAGAACGGCGGCATGCGGTTCGTGTCGTCCCGCGGCACCATCGACGGCCCCACCTTCGGCGACGTACGGGGAGACGGGGTCATCGACTCCGGCTACTTCGGCCAGCGGCTGCGCCGGGTCATCCGCCTCTAA
- a CDS encoding CapA family protein yields the protein MRAFRIILIVALVLSPVAVWALRGDIIRERLSAQPRAAGQTAAPAGPRQITIAGSGDILVHPPTWQQARSDAAKAGQDGYEFDPIFDDIRPVVSAADLAICHMEAPMGPGSPQDFPRFRAPTDLAPAVKTAGYDTCSTSSNHALDQGEKGVYDNLDALDAAGLRHTGTFRSAAEQVRPTIYQVNGVKIGHLSYAMHFNGLKPPTGKAWLANRIDVPAIKKAAAATRKAGAQIIVLSAHWGTELVHEPSGDQLFWARKLIADPNIDLIIGHHAHVVQPFEKVGDKWIAYGVGNTLARHDFPVDANREGVIAAFTFTEQPNHRWKITRAQATPIWLSLKPTIRVVNLPAIVEHMPSVDRRRALYTAAMDRITGYLNSRGAEAAGLHIVR from the coding sequence ATGCGTGCATTTCGCATCATCCTCATCGTCGCGCTCGTCCTCTCCCCCGTCGCCGTGTGGGCGCTACGCGGCGACATCATCCGTGAGCGCCTGTCGGCCCAGCCGCGCGCCGCCGGCCAGACCGCCGCACCCGCAGGCCCTCGGCAGATCACCATCGCCGGGTCCGGGGACATTCTCGTTCACCCACCCACCTGGCAGCAGGCCCGCTCCGACGCCGCCAAGGCCGGCCAGGACGGGTACGAATTCGACCCGATCTTCGACGACATCCGCCCCGTCGTCTCGGCCGCCGACCTCGCCATCTGCCACATGGAAGCCCCCATGGGCCCCGGCAGCCCGCAGGACTTCCCCCGCTTCCGCGCCCCCACCGACCTCGCCCCTGCCGTCAAGACCGCCGGCTACGACACCTGCTCCACCTCCAGCAACCACGCACTGGACCAGGGCGAAAAGGGCGTCTACGACAACCTCGACGCCCTTGACGCCGCCGGCCTGCGCCACACCGGCACCTTCCGCAGCGCCGCCGAACAAGTCCGGCCGACGATCTACCAGGTCAACGGCGTCAAGATCGGACACCTGTCCTACGCCATGCACTTCAACGGGCTCAAGCCCCCTACCGGCAAGGCATGGCTGGCCAACCGCATCGACGTGCCCGCCATCAAGAAGGCCGCCGCCGCCACCCGCAAGGCCGGCGCGCAGATCATCGTGCTCTCCGCCCACTGGGGCACCGAGCTCGTCCACGAGCCCAGCGGAGACCAGCTGTTCTGGGCCCGCAAACTCATCGCCGATCCGAACATCGACCTGATCATCGGCCACCACGCCCACGTCGTGCAGCCCTTCGAGAAGGTCGGCGACAAGTGGATCGCCTACGGCGTCGGCAACACCCTCGCCCGCCACGACTTCCCGGTCGACGCCAACCGGGAAGGCGTCATCGCCGCATTCACCTTCACCGAACAGCCCAACCACCGCTGGAAGATCACCCGAGCGCAAGCCACCCCCATCTGGCTGTCCCTCAAACCCACCATCCGCGTCGTCAACCTCCCCGCAATCGTCGAGCACATGCCCTCTGTCGACCGCCGCCGGGCCCTCTACACCGCAGCCATGGACCGCATCACCGGCTACCTCAACTCCCGCGGCGCCGAAGCAGCCGGGCTGCACATCGTCCGATGA